A genome region from Oncorhynchus gorbuscha isolate QuinsamMale2020 ecotype Even-year linkage group LG26, OgorEven_v1.0, whole genome shotgun sequence includes the following:
- the LOC124015810 gene encoding gastrula zinc finger protein XlCGF17.1-like isoform X1, whose translation MSSLNISPPVKEEEVCWTEKEALGLNIVVKEEKEEEDVTVKQEVEGEAVTVKKEEKDIIVKEEKEEDVVFGVKMEGEITVTLKDEEVEIGDLINTRERRDYRGSSGKPKQPHDVDEAEKSLYRSEHVKKQQQRSTGKGTHCCSDCGKRITSSGIKIHQRIHTGEKPYGCDQCGKSFVQYSHLKIHQRTHTGEKSYSCTQCGKSFSHSTSLIPHQRTPTGDNPYSCDECGKIFTTSRNLTLHQSIHTREKSFSCTECGESFSHSTSLISHQRTHTGEKPYSCDQCGKRFTQLSILISHQRTHTGERSYSCSQCGKGFTQLSNLISHQRTHTGEKPYSCGQCGKSFATSGQLTIHQ comes from the exons ATGAGCTCCCTAAACATCTCCCCTCCTGTtaaagaagaggaggtctgctggacggagaaagaagctctggggctgaacattgtcgtgaaagaggagaaggaagaagaggatgtcacagtaaaacaagaagtagagggtgaggctgttactgtgaaaaaagaagagaaagacattatagtgaaagaagagaaagaggaggatgtcGTTTTTGGAGTGAAGATGGAAGGGGAGATTACTGTCACATTGAAAGATGAAGAGGTGGAGATAggagatctgattaacacca gagagagacgggacTACCGTGGGTCATCTGGGAAGCCTAAACAACCTCATGATGTtgacgaggcagagaagagtctctacaGATCAGAACACGTCAAGAAACAGCAGCAGAGATCCACAGGGAAGGGAactcactgctgctctgactgtgggaagagaatCACCTCATCAGGCATTAAAATTCATCAgagaatccacacaggagagaaaccttacggctgtgatcaatgtgggaagagttttgttcaATACAGCCATCTGAagatacaccagagaacacacacaggagagaaatcttatagctgtACTCAATGTGGTAAGAGTTTTAGTCATTCAACCagcctgataccacaccagaGAACACCCACAGGAGATAATCCTTATAGCTGTGATGAATGTGGGAAGATTTTTACTACATCTAGAAatctgactctacaccagagcATACACACAAGAGAGAAATCTTTTAGCTGTACTGAATGTGGGGAGAGTTTTAGTCATTCAACCAgcctgatatcacaccagagaacacacacaggagaaaaaccttatagctgtgatcaatgtgggaagagatttaCTCAGCTAAGCAtcctgatatcacaccagagaacacacacaggcgaGAGATCTTATAGCTGTTCTCAATGTGGGAAGGGTTTTACTCAGCTAAGCAACCTGATTTCACACCAGAG aacacacacaggagagaaaccctatagctgtggtcaatgtgggaagagttttgctacATCTGGGCAGCTGACTATACACCagtga
- the LOC124015810 gene encoding uncharacterized protein LOC124015810 isoform X3: MSSLNISPPVKEEEVCWTEKEALGLNIVVKEEKEEEDVTVKQEVEGEAVTVKKEEKDIIVKEEKEEDVVFGVKMEGEITVTLKDEEVEIGDLINTS, from the coding sequence ATGAGCTCCCTAAACATCTCCCCTCCTGTtaaagaagaggaggtctgctggacggagaaagaagctctggggctgaacattgtcgtgaaagaggagaaggaagaagaggatgtcacagtaaaacaagaagtagagggtgaggctgttactgtgaaaaaagaagagaaagacattatagtgaaagaagagaaagaggaggatgtcGTTTTTGGAGTGAAGATGGAAGGGGAGATTACTGTCACATTGAAAGATGAAGAGGTGGAGATAggagatctgattaacacca
- the LOC124015810 gene encoding gastrula zinc finger protein XlCGF17.1-like isoform X2, translating to MSSLNISPPVKEEEVCWTEKEALGLNIVVKEEKEEEDVTVKQEVEGEAVTVKKEEKDIIVKEEKEEDVVFGVKMEGEITVTLKDEEVEIGDLINTRERRDYRGSSGKPKQPHDVDEAEKSLYRSEHVKKQQQRSTGKGTHCCSDCGKRITSSGIKIHQRIHTGEKPYGCDQCGKSFVQYSHLKIHQRTHTGEKSYSCTQCGKSFSHSTSLIPHQRTPTGDNPYSCDECGKIFTTSRNLTLHQSIHTREKSFSCTECGESFSHSTSLISHQRTHTGEKPYSCDQCGKRFTQLSILISHQRTHTGEKPYSCGQCGKSFATSGQLTIHQ from the exons ATGAGCTCCCTAAACATCTCCCCTCCTGTtaaagaagaggaggtctgctggacggagaaagaagctctggggctgaacattgtcgtgaaagaggagaaggaagaagaggatgtcacagtaaaacaagaagtagagggtgaggctgttactgtgaaaaaagaagagaaagacattatagtgaaagaagagaaagaggaggatgtcGTTTTTGGAGTGAAGATGGAAGGGGAGATTACTGTCACATTGAAAGATGAAGAGGTGGAGATAggagatctgattaacacca gagagagacgggacTACCGTGGGTCATCTGGGAAGCCTAAACAACCTCATGATGTtgacgaggcagagaagagtctctacaGATCAGAACACGTCAAGAAACAGCAGCAGAGATCCACAGGGAAGGGAactcactgctgctctgactgtgggaagagaatCACCTCATCAGGCATTAAAATTCATCAgagaatccacacaggagagaaaccttacggctgtgatcaatgtgggaagagttttgttcaATACAGCCATCTGAagatacaccagagaacacacacaggagagaaatcttatagctgtACTCAATGTGGTAAGAGTTTTAGTCATTCAACCagcctgataccacaccagaGAACACCCACAGGAGATAATCCTTATAGCTGTGATGAATGTGGGAAGATTTTTACTACATCTAGAAatctgactctacaccagagcATACACACAAGAGAGAAATCTTTTAGCTGTACTGAATGTGGGGAGAGTTTTAGTCATTCAACCAgcctgatatcacaccagagaacacacacaggagaaaaaccttatagctgtgatcaatgtgggaagagatttaCTCAGCTAAGCAtcctgatatcacaccagagaacacacacag gagagaaaccctatagctgtggtcaatgtgggaagagttttgctacATCTGGGCAGCTGACTATACACCagtga